One genomic region from Vannielia litorea encodes:
- a CDS encoding gamma-glutamyl-gamma-aminobutyrate hydrolase family protein yields MTRPIVGIICNSHLLNDQYPAHAGGTMNSEAVAQVTGAMPVLIPADPRFVSVPELLEMCDGFVFPGGRPNVHPEEYGEPETEAHGAFDRARDAIALPLIRACVERGQPFLGICRGFQEVAVAMGSTLHPEIRELPGRMNHRMPPDGTLEEKFALRHKVTLTEGSQFHEVFGATEVMTNTLHGQGIKNPGPRIQIEGTAPDGTPEAITVRDAPGFTLSVQWHPEYNAAEDPVSRPLFEAFGCAVREWHAEGARPGLKSVG; encoded by the coding sequence ATGACACGTCCCATCGTCGGCATCATCTGCAACTCGCACCTTCTGAACGATCAGTATCCGGCCCATGCGGGCGGGACGATGAACTCGGAGGCGGTGGCGCAGGTCACAGGCGCGATGCCTGTGCTGATCCCGGCAGACCCGCGCTTTGTGAGCGTGCCGGAGCTGCTGGAGATGTGCGATGGCTTCGTCTTTCCCGGCGGGCGGCCCAACGTGCACCCGGAGGAGTATGGCGAGCCTGAGACCGAGGCGCATGGTGCCTTTGACCGCGCACGCGATGCCATCGCCCTGCCGCTGATCCGCGCTTGTGTTGAACGCGGCCAGCCTTTTCTGGGCATTTGCCGCGGGTTTCAGGAGGTCGCCGTGGCGATGGGCAGCACGCTGCACCCCGAGATCCGCGAATTGCCGGGCCGGATGAACCACCGGATGCCCCCGGACGGCACGCTGGAAGAGAAGTTCGCCCTGCGCCACAAGGTGACGCTGACCGAGGGCAGCCAGTTTCACGAGGTGTTCGGTGCGACCGAGGTGATGACCAACACGCTGCACGGGCAGGGAATCAAGAACCCCGGGCCGCGTATTCAGATCGAGGGCACCGCGCCCGATGGCACGCCCGAGGCGATCACCGTGCGCGATGCGCCGGGCTTCACGCTCTCGGTGCAGTGGCACCCTGAATACAACGCGGCGGAAGACCCGGTGAGCCGCCCGCTCTTCGAGGCCTTTGGCTGCGCAGTGCGCGAATGGCACGCTGAGGGCGCACGGCCGGGGCTGAAGAGCGTGGGCTGA